A single Nitrosospira multiformis ATCC 25196 DNA region contains:
- a CDS encoding hydrogenase maturation protease produces MCSKEAEKPGSLKISRISDLTPPLLVFGYGNPSRGDDALGPLLIERLEALDLPNVELLTDFQLQIEHALDLQSRERVLFVDTSISCVPPYAFSRLLARKDVSFTSHVMSPIALLYAYLNLYGPPPPAYLIEIRGDCFELGEPLGPRAAANLDASFQLARRLCSNLDLCAWEEFVNHEQALP; encoded by the coding sequence GTGTGTAGCAAAGAGGCGGAGAAGCCGGGAAGCCTAAAGATCTCACGCATTTCAGATTTAACACCTCCCCTACTGGTCTTCGGATACGGCAACCCCAGCCGGGGGGACGATGCCCTGGGGCCCCTGCTGATAGAGCGCCTGGAAGCGCTTGACTTGCCCAATGTAGAGCTGCTCACGGATTTTCAGCTCCAGATCGAGCATGCTTTGGACCTGCAGAGCCGCGAAAGGGTGTTGTTCGTGGACACCAGTATCTCCTGCGTACCACCTTACGCCTTTTCCCGGCTTCTTGCGCGCAAAGATGTCAGTTTCACTAGTCACGTGATGAGCCCAATAGCACTCCTGTACGCCTATCTGAACCTATATGGGCCTCCTCCTCCTGCTTATCTAATTGAAATTCGCGGAGACTGCTTCGAACTGGGAGAACCCCTCGGTCCTCGAGCTGCTGCCAATCTGGATGCCTCCTTCCAGTTGGCAAGGAGGTTATGTTCAAATCTCGATTTGTGTGCATGGGAGGAATTTGTGAATCATGAGCAAGCATTACCTTAG
- a CDS encoding PEP-CTERM sorting domain-containing protein (PEP-CTERM proteins occur, often in large numbers, in the proteomes of bacteria that also encode an exosortase, a predicted intramembrane cysteine proteinase. The presence of a PEP-CTERM domain at a protein's C-terminus predicts cleavage within the sorting domain, followed by covalent anchoring to some some component of the (usually Gram-negative) cell surface. Many PEP-CTERM proteins exhibit an unusual sequence composition that includes large numbers of potential glycosylation sites. Expression of one such protein has been shown restore the ability of a bacterium to form floc, a type of biofilm.), producing the protein MKITSFTGILTYAFLFLFSGFAQAVSVSVPGTANPYLAGMPDGSTALPDRAPYQSPVEVTGLNLATSGKLTFTGATGGVSNTPTCDGTNCSSIDGNVYNGVLFYDHGEDAQNGISDIKAPINSLVGVFLTDSRPDLTPAPSKLDFEATGLNFTALSPELKQVFFIGDGMTSDGTIQQFSIPSSATRLFLGTMDGGEWLNNSGAILVNVAQVVPEPEVYSMLFAGLILLGCVAKRRRSREA; encoded by the coding sequence ATGAAAATTACTTCGTTTACAGGTATCCTTACATACGCCTTCCTATTCTTATTTTCAGGATTTGCACAGGCTGTTTCGGTTTCTGTCCCGGGAACCGCCAACCCTTACCTGGCAGGAATGCCGGATGGATCAACCGCCCTGCCTGACCGGGCTCCTTATCAATCCCCGGTAGAGGTCACCGGGTTAAACCTTGCAACTAGCGGAAAATTGACATTTACAGGGGCTACCGGTGGCGTTAGCAATACTCCTACCTGCGATGGAACAAATTGCAGTTCCATTGACGGTAACGTATATAACGGCGTCCTGTTCTATGATCATGGGGAGGATGCCCAGAATGGGATATCGGACATCAAGGCGCCGATCAATTCGCTGGTTGGCGTATTTTTGACGGACAGCAGACCTGATTTGACCCCGGCGCCTTCCAAACTGGACTTTGAGGCAACTGGCCTGAATTTTACCGCTCTGTCGCCGGAGCTCAAGCAAGTGTTCTTTATTGGCGATGGGATGACATCCGACGGCACAATACAGCAATTTTCCATTCCATCTTCTGCCACCCGTCTTTTCCTCGGCACAATGGATGGGGGCGAATGGTTGAACAATAGCGGTGCCATCCTGGTCAATGTCGCTCAAGTAGTACCCGAACCAGAGGTTTACTCCATGCTCTTTGCCGGACTCATACTTTTGGGGTGTGTAGCAAAGAGGCGGAGAAGCCGGGAAGCCTAA